From one Microlunatus sp. Gsoil 973 genomic stretch:
- a CDS encoding GH25 family lysozyme produces the protein MSRRPLALGALGFGLSVVLTVGVTQNADATPRGLDRTPSAAAAAAGITAAGGGYAGWSGHLERSSTPTRIQRSTLSTLTPMATGSTVPGIDVSSYNAPVNWGKWWNKGKRFVYIKATEGTSYRNPSFGKQYTYSYRTGFIRGSYHFGRPDSASGAAQARYFVKHGGGWSADGKTLPGALDLEQNYTNGKHPCWYNSDAENIAWAKSFVKEYKRLTSRDAVIYTNMSFWKRCMGNTTAFRETNPLWFAYYGTPTSVPGGWPYYTFLQYSGSGMDLDRFSAGLTRLKALARNR, from the coding sequence ATGTCACGACGACCCCTCGCCCTCGGTGCCCTGGGATTCGGCCTGTCGGTCGTCCTCACCGTCGGCGTCACCCAGAACGCCGACGCCACGCCCCGCGGGCTGGACCGGACACCGTCCGCGGCGGCCGCGGCGGCCGGGATCACGGCAGCCGGTGGCGGCTACGCCGGCTGGTCGGGTCACCTCGAAAGGTCCTCCACCCCAACCAGGATCCAGCGCAGCACCCTGTCGACCCTCACCCCGATGGCGACCGGCTCGACCGTGCCGGGCATCGACGTGTCCAGCTACAACGCTCCGGTCAATTGGGGCAAGTGGTGGAACAAGGGCAAGAGGTTCGTCTACATCAAGGCGACCGAGGGAACGTCCTACCGCAACCCGTCCTTCGGCAAGCAGTACACCTACTCCTACCGGACCGGTTTCATCCGCGGCTCCTACCACTTCGGCCGCCCGGACAGTGCCAGCGGTGCAGCGCAGGCCCGCTACTTCGTCAAGCACGGCGGCGGCTGGTCCGCGGACGGCAAGACACTGCCGGGCGCCCTTGACCTGGAGCAGAACTACACCAACGGCAAACATCCGTGCTGGTACAACTCCGACGCCGAGAACATCGCCTGGGCCAAGAGCTTCGTCAAGGAGTACAAGAGGCTGACCAGCCGGGACGCGGTGATCTACACCAACATGAGCTTCTGGAAGCGATGCATGGGCAACACCACCGCCTTCCGTGAGACCAACCCGCTGTGGTTCGCCTACTACGGGACGCCGACCAGCGTCCCAGGCGGCTGGCCGTACTACACCTTCCTGCAGTACAGCGGATCCGGTATGGATCTCGACCGGTTCAGCGCCGGCCTCACGCGGTTGAAGGCCCTGGCCCGCAACCGGTGA
- a CDS encoding HAMP domain-containing sensor histidine kinase codes for MGLRRSSVVSAVLVVGAALLAGGALLLVLLQSALINTAQVSLEERARDVALLVHQGGLDRTDLGLTADVEHGERIQLLNADGTVLQNSDDRLTEAMAPGLLPATGDSDSLRVPQIPALGTDEDVLVVAYGFTDQGQRLVVQIGRPVQIQSDTIRTVGWFLLGGGPLLLGVVAVATWMLVGRSLRTVDRITTQVGRIGGRSLDERIEVPRTGDEIEHLARTMNSMLARLQASDRAQKAFVSDASHELRSPLSTLLVTSEIAAKDPTGRTWLEMGDLIDSEVRRMQGLVDDLLTLAKVDANGLVLRPEEVDLDDLLHTEIRRLRAASDVGVRAQIQPVRAVGDPDRLAQVIRNVVDNARMHSRGACRDHIDR; via the coding sequence ATGGGTCTGAGGCGAAGCTCGGTTGTCAGCGCCGTGTTGGTGGTCGGTGCCGCGCTGCTGGCCGGCGGAGCGCTGCTGCTTGTGCTGTTGCAGTCGGCCTTGATCAACACCGCCCAGGTGTCGCTGGAGGAGCGGGCCCGTGACGTCGCACTGCTGGTCCATCAGGGCGGCCTCGACCGGACCGACCTCGGCCTGACGGCCGATGTGGAGCACGGCGAGCGGATCCAGTTGCTGAACGCCGACGGGACGGTGCTGCAGAACTCGGACGACCGGCTCACCGAGGCGATGGCGCCCGGACTTCTCCCGGCGACCGGAGATTCCGACAGCCTCCGGGTCCCGCAGATTCCTGCGCTCGGCACGGACGAGGACGTGCTGGTGGTCGCGTACGGCTTCACCGATCAGGGCCAGCGGTTGGTCGTCCAGATCGGTCGTCCGGTCCAGATCCAGTCCGACACCATCCGGACTGTCGGGTGGTTCCTGCTCGGCGGCGGGCCGCTGTTGCTCGGCGTGGTCGCGGTCGCCACCTGGATGCTGGTGGGACGGTCGCTGCGTACCGTCGACCGGATCACCACCCAGGTCGGCCGGATCGGCGGCCGCAGCCTGGACGAGCGGATCGAGGTGCCGCGGACCGGCGACGAGATCGAGCACCTGGCCCGGACCATGAACTCCATGCTCGCTCGGTTGCAGGCCTCCGACCGGGCGCAGAAGGCATTCGTCTCCGACGCCAGCCACGAGTTGCGCAGCCCGTTGTCGACGCTGCTGGTCACCTCCGAGATCGCCGCCAAGGATCCGACCGGCAGGACCTGGCTGGAGATGGGTGATCTGATCGATTCCGAGGTCAGACGGATGCAGGGCCTGGTCGACGATCTGCTGACGCTGGCGAAGGTCGACGCGAACGGGCTGGTGCTACGCCCCGAGGAGGTCGATCTCGACGACCTGCTGCACACCGAGATCCGTCGGCTCCGGGCCGCGTCGGATGTCGGTGTCCGAGCGCAGATCCAGCCGGTGCGTGCCGTCGGCGACCCGGACCGGCTCGCCCAGGTGATCAGGAACGTCGTCGACAACGCGCGGATGCACAGCCGGGGGGCATGTCGCGATCACATTGACCGGTGA
- a CDS encoding ATP-binding protein, with translation MIDNDGPVIPEEDRQRIFERFVRLDDDRSRDSGGSGLGLAISSAIMAAHFGRISATESEEGWCRFLIELPISADQIKVDDHEDDRSVEESADEVDQPSEAEPANRGDTSSPDWSGVSR, from the coding sequence ATGATCGACAACGACGGACCAGTGATCCCGGAGGAGGATCGGCAGCGGATCTTCGAGCGCTTCGTCCGGCTCGACGACGACCGCTCGCGGGACAGCGGCGGCAGCGGCCTGGGCCTGGCGATCAGCAGTGCGATCATGGCAGCACACTTCGGCCGGATCAGCGCCACCGAGTCCGAGGAGGGCTGGTGCCGATTTCTGATCGAGCTACCGATCAGCGCCGATCAGATCAAGGTCGATGATCATGAGGATGATCGATCGGTCGAGGAGAGCGCCGACGAGGTCGATCAACCCAGTGAGGCGGAACCCGCCAACCGGGGCGACACCTCGTCGCCGGACTGGTCGGGTGTCAGCCGGTAA
- a CDS encoding succinate dehydrogenase cytochrome b subunit, producing the protein MALKALMAVSGLIMVLYLLAHMYGNLMAFGGRETFNNYATHLHVLGEPILPYDGFFWILRVVLTAALIAHIYAAAHLTARDWRARTGVTNRYQSKKGRRGVQRSYSSFTLRWGGVVIFLYVIFHILNLTTGTIHPGGPSPSPYDRLLNTMSVWWVVAVYTIALLAVGFHLRHGVWSALTTLGAHTSAKARTRLNILAYVISIAVTVGFLLVPWSIVAGLIH; encoded by the coding sequence GTGGCTCTGAAGGCGTTGATGGCAGTGTCCGGGCTGATCATGGTGCTGTACCTGCTCGCCCACATGTACGGCAATCTGATGGCCTTCGGTGGCCGCGAGACGTTCAACAACTACGCGACCCATCTGCATGTGCTCGGCGAGCCGATCCTTCCCTACGACGGGTTCTTCTGGATCCTCCGCGTCGTCCTGACCGCGGCTCTGATCGCCCACATCTATGCTGCCGCACATCTGACCGCCCGCGACTGGCGCGCGCGGACCGGAGTCACCAACCGCTACCAGTCCAAGAAGGGCCGGCGTGGTGTCCAGCGCAGCTATTCCTCCTTCACCCTGCGCTGGGGTGGCGTGGTCATCTTCCTGTACGTGATCTTCCACATCCTGAATCTGACGACCGGCACCATCCACCCGGGCGGTCCGTCACCCAGCCCGTACGACCGGCTGCTGAACACCATGAGCGTCTGGTGGGTCGTCGCGGTCTACACCATCGCCCTGCTGGCCGTCGGTTTCCATCTCCGGCACGGCGTCTGGAGCGCGCTCACCACGCTCGGCGCCCATACCAGCGCGAAGGCGCGCACCCGGCTGAACATCCTGGCCTACGTCATCTCGATCGCCGTCACGGTCGGCTTCCTGTTGGTGCCGTGGTCGATCGTCGCGGGCCTGATCCACTGA
- a CDS encoding aldo/keto reductase: MQYRTLGASGAIVSAQAIGAMTFGSEADEPTSYAILDAFFAAGGTFIDTADVYSGGISEAIVGRWLTVRPTEARQAVVATKGRFPMGPGPNDLGLSRRHLGDALDNSLRRLGVDRIDLYQMHAWDAITPIEETLRFLDDAVRAGKIAYYGFSNYLGWQLTKAVQVAKANGYAPPVTLQPQYSLLVRGIEHEIVPAALDAGVGLLPWSPLAGGWLSGKYQRDVFPTGATRLGENPKRGQEAWEARNADPRTWQVIDAVSGVAKARGVSMSQVALAWLAAQPAVTSVLLGARSVDQLNDNLGAADLELTADELSTLSEASVPPAEPYPYGAAGANQRNRQISGGR; this comes from the coding sequence ATGCAATACCGGACACTCGGCGCCAGCGGCGCGATCGTCTCCGCACAGGCCATCGGCGCCATGACCTTCGGCAGCGAGGCCGATGAACCAACCTCCTACGCCATCCTGGACGCCTTCTTCGCGGCCGGGGGCACCTTCATCGACACCGCCGACGTGTACAGCGGCGGCATCTCCGAAGCGATCGTCGGCCGCTGGCTCACAGTGCGGCCGACCGAGGCCCGCCAGGCGGTCGTCGCGACCAAGGGCCGGTTCCCGATGGGACCCGGACCGAACGATCTCGGACTGTCCCGCCGCCATCTCGGCGACGCCCTGGACAACTCGCTGCGCCGGCTCGGCGTGGATCGGATCGACCTCTACCAGATGCACGCCTGGGACGCGATCACGCCGATCGAGGAGACCCTGCGCTTCCTGGACGACGCGGTGCGGGCCGGCAAGATCGCCTACTACGGGTTCTCCAACTACCTCGGCTGGCAGCTGACCAAGGCCGTTCAGGTGGCCAAGGCCAACGGCTACGCCCCTCCGGTGACCCTGCAACCGCAGTACAGCCTGCTGGTCCGGGGCATCGAGCACGAGATCGTGCCCGCCGCGCTGGACGCCGGCGTCGGTCTGCTGCCCTGGTCACCGTTGGCCGGTGGCTGGCTGTCCGGCAAGTATCAACGTGATGTCTTCCCGACCGGAGCCACCCGGCTCGGTGAGAACCCCAAGCGAGGTCAGGAGGCATGGGAGGCCCGCAACGCAGATCCCCGCACCTGGCAGGTGATCGACGCCGTGTCCGGTGTCGCGAAGGCTCGTGGGGTCTCGATGTCCCAGGTGGCCCTGGCCTGGTTGGCCGCCCAGCCGGCCGTGACCAGCGTGCTCCTGGGCGCGCGGAGCGTCGACCAGCTCAATGACAACCTGGGTGCGGCCGACCTGGAACTGACTGCCGATGAGCTCAGCACCCTGTCCGAGGCGAGTGTCCCGCCGGCCGAGCCCTATCCGTACGGTGCGGCCGGCGCCAATCAGCGGAACCGGCAGATCAGCGGCGGCCGCTGA
- a CDS encoding response regulator transcription factor — MRVLVVEDEKKLAESLRVGLRQEGFVVDVCNDGVSGLWSATENTFDAIVLDIMLPRLNGYDVLKEIRRRRIWTPVLMLTAKDGDYDQTDAFDLGADDYLTKPFSFIVLVARLRALIRRGTPERPNVVSVGTLRLDPAKRRVHRGEHEITLTAREYGLLSYLMRHAGDIVTKGEILDNVWDSSFDGSENVVEVYISYLRKKIDIPFGLHTLLTVRGMGYRLTPDQSGDEVSPRLAGSASLG; from the coding sequence ATGCGGGTGCTCGTGGTCGAGGACGAGAAGAAGCTCGCGGAGTCGCTGCGCGTCGGACTTCGCCAGGAAGGTTTCGTCGTCGACGTCTGCAACGACGGCGTGAGTGGCCTTTGGTCGGCGACCGAGAACACCTTCGACGCCATCGTGTTGGACATCATGTTGCCCAGGCTGAACGGCTACGACGTGCTCAAGGAGATCCGCCGCCGGCGGATCTGGACGCCGGTGTTGATGTTGACCGCCAAGGACGGCGATTACGACCAGACCGACGCATTCGATCTCGGCGCCGACGACTACCTGACCAAGCCGTTCAGTTTCATCGTGCTGGTTGCCCGGCTGCGGGCACTGATCCGACGTGGCACGCCGGAGCGGCCGAACGTGGTCTCGGTCGGCACGCTGCGGCTCGATCCCGCCAAGCGTCGGGTGCATCGCGGGGAACACGAGATCACCTTGACCGCCCGGGAGTACGGCCTGTTGTCCTACCTGATGCGGCATGCCGGTGACATCGTCACCAAGGGCGAGATCCTCGACAACGTCTGGGATTCCTCCTTCGACGGCAGCGAGAACGTGGTCGAGGTCTACATCAGCTACCTGCGCAAGAAGATCGACATCCCGTTCGGTCTGCACACGCTGCTGACCGTGCGCGGCATGGGTTACCGGCTGACACCCGACCAGTCCGGCGACGAGGTGTCGCCCCGGTTGGCGGGTTCCGCCTCACTGGGTTGA
- a CDS encoding succinate dehydrogenase/fumarate reductase iron-sulfur subunit, giving the protein MTVEIGPQAAARAAEESITIEVTRYDPDSDDELRTQSYEVPLRKDWTVLDGLNHVKDTIDPTLSYRWSCRMGVCGSCGMNVQGQPSLSCGTFLSDFAPGPVRVEPLANFPVIRDLVVDIGDFMEKLSKVKPWIIRDDVDVHAGEFLQTPAELDAYSQFSSCINCMLCYSACPVYGLDPDFTGPAAIALAERYNLDSRDHGARERLDVLIEREGLWGCTFVGECTRVCPKHVDPASAIQRYKLKAAQESIRAVLLPRGAG; this is encoded by the coding sequence GTGACGGTCGAGATCGGTCCGCAGGCAGCAGCCCGGGCGGCGGAGGAAAGCATCACCATCGAGGTGACCCGCTATGACCCGGACAGCGACGACGAACTGCGCACGCAGTCCTACGAGGTGCCGTTGCGCAAGGACTGGACGGTGCTCGACGGTCTGAACCACGTCAAGGACACCATCGACCCGACCCTGTCCTACCGCTGGTCCTGCCGGATGGGCGTGTGCGGCAGTTGTGGCATGAACGTCCAGGGCCAGCCGAGCCTGTCCTGCGGCACCTTCCTCAGCGACTTCGCGCCCGGACCGGTCCGGGTGGAACCGCTGGCCAACTTCCCGGTGATCCGTGATCTTGTGGTGGACATCGGCGACTTCATGGAGAAGCTGTCCAAGGTCAAGCCGTGGATCATCCGCGACGACGTCGACGTGCACGCGGGGGAGTTCCTGCAGACCCCGGCGGAGCTGGACGCGTACTCCCAGTTCAGCTCCTGCATCAACTGCATGCTGTGCTATTCGGCCTGTCCGGTCTACGGCCTGGATCCCGACTTCACCGGGCCGGCGGCAATCGCGCTCGCCGAACGGTACAACCTCGATTCCCGCGACCACGGTGCCCGGGAACGACTGGACGTGCTCATCGAGCGTGAGGGCCTGTGGGGCTGCACTTTCGTCGGGGAGTGCACCAGGGTCTGTCCCAAACACGTCGACCCGGCCTCGGCCATCCAGCGCTACAAGCTGAAGGCGGCCCAGGAGTCGATCCGCGCCGTGCTGTTGCCGAGGGGTGCCGGATGA
- the frdA gene encoding fumarate reductase (quinol) flavoprotein subunit, with amino-acid sequence MSDGGVVAAHDVLLVGGGAAGLRAAIGISESNPELDIAVISKVYPMRSHTVSAEGGAAGVAGEDDTIEEHIYDTISGSDWLGDQDAIEAFVNEAPRELLQLEHWGCPWSRQPDGRIAVRAFGGMKKKRTWFAADKTGFHLLHTLFQTSLKYTTLRRYDEWFVTRLLVDDGRVHGVVAVELATGEIHTIQAKAVVLATGGCGKVFPFTTNANINTGDGMALALRAGAPLKDMEFVQYHPTGLPFTGILITEAARAEGGWLLNKDGYRFLQDYDLGKPTPTPVLRSMELGPRDRVSQAIVGEMQKGRTIDTPYGPVVHLDLRHLGAKLIDTKLPFVRELCLKYERIDPVKEMIPVRPVVHYMMGGVHTDINGATPIQGLYAAGETACVSINGANRLGSNSLPETLVFGARAGRAAAAYVQSLGDASASTRAAVTAQADDEVRRLRSDLMGRDGSEKVPELREQMQHTLEGAAGIYRNGPDIAAGSQRLAELRDRMAKVGVADSSRAFNTELTAALELANMMDIAESMLISAGRREESRGAHQRTDFPKRDDEQFLMHQMVHRNDAGELRIERLPVTITRWPPGERVYGR; translated from the coding sequence GTGAGCGACGGAGGAGTGGTTGCTGCCCACGATGTACTGCTGGTGGGCGGCGGGGCCGCGGGCCTGAGGGCCGCCATCGGGATCTCGGAGTCCAACCCCGAGCTGGACATTGCGGTGATCTCCAAGGTCTACCCGATGCGCAGCCACACGGTCTCGGCCGAAGGTGGTGCGGCCGGTGTCGCCGGTGAGGACGACACCATCGAGGAGCACATCTACGACACCATCTCCGGCAGCGACTGGCTCGGTGACCAGGACGCCATCGAGGCGTTCGTCAACGAGGCACCGCGGGAACTGCTGCAGCTGGAGCACTGGGGCTGTCCGTGGAGCCGGCAGCCGGACGGCCGGATCGCCGTCCGCGCGTTCGGCGGCATGAAGAAGAAGCGCACCTGGTTCGCCGCGGACAAGACCGGGTTCCATCTGCTGCATACCCTCTTCCAGACCTCGCTGAAGTACACGACGTTGCGCCGGTACGACGAATGGTTCGTCACCAGGCTGCTCGTCGACGACGGTCGGGTGCACGGTGTGGTGGCCGTCGAGCTGGCCACGGGGGAGATCCACACCATCCAGGCCAAGGCGGTGGTTCTCGCGACCGGCGGGTGCGGCAAGGTCTTCCCGTTCACCACCAACGCCAACATCAACACCGGTGACGGCATGGCGTTGGCACTGCGGGCCGGCGCACCGTTGAAGGACATGGAGTTCGTCCAGTACCACCCGACCGGGCTGCCGTTCACCGGGATCCTGATCACCGAGGCCGCGCGCGCCGAGGGCGGCTGGCTACTGAACAAGGACGGCTACCGCTTCCTCCAGGACTACGACCTGGGCAAGCCGACCCCGACGCCGGTGCTGCGCAGCATGGAACTCGGTCCGCGGGACCGGGTGTCCCAGGCGATCGTCGGGGAGATGCAGAAGGGCAGGACGATCGACACGCCGTACGGCCCGGTCGTCCATCTGGACCTGCGGCACCTGGGAGCCAAGCTGATCGACACCAAGCTGCCCTTCGTCCGCGAGCTCTGCCTGAAGTACGAACGGATCGATCCGGTCAAGGAGATGATCCCGGTCCGGCCGGTGGTGCACTACATGATGGGCGGCGTCCACACCGACATCAACGGCGCTACCCCGATCCAGGGCCTGTACGCCGCGGGCGAGACCGCCTGTGTGAGCATCAACGGCGCCAACCGGCTCGGATCGAACTCCCTGCCGGAGACGTTGGTCTTCGGAGCCCGGGCAGGCAGGGCGGCTGCCGCGTACGTGCAGTCGCTGGGCGACGCGTCGGCCAGCACGCGGGCAGCGGTCACGGCTCAGGCCGACGACGAGGTCCGACGGCTGCGGTCGGACCTGATGGGCCGCGACGGCAGTGAGAAGGTGCCGGAGCTGCGCGAGCAGATGCAGCACACCCTGGAGGGCGCTGCCGGCATCTATCGCAACGGCCCGGACATCGCTGCCGGCTCGCAGAGACTGGCCGAACTCCGGGACCGGATGGCGAAGGTCGGAGTTGCCGATTCGAGCCGGGCGTTCAACACCGAACTCACCGCGGCACTGGAACTGGCCAACATGATGGACATCGCGGAGTCGATGTTGATCTCCGCCGGCCGGCGGGAGGAGTCCCGCGGCGCACACCAGCGGACCGACTTCCCCAAACGCGACGACGAGCAGTTCCTGATGCATCAGATGGTGCATCGCAACGATGCGGGGGAGCTTCGCATCGAACGACTGCCGGTGACCATCACCCGGTGGCCACCCGGCGAACGGGTCTACGGGAGGTAG
- a CDS encoding fumarate reductase subunit C, whose product MSAPVQGRPRTYRRPISVWWWLKKPTYLLFVLRELSSIFIAWLVAFLVVMVFAIGRGADSYQAFMDWAGSAWVMVINIVAFLFTALHTVTWFLLTPKAMALRARGRAVPAGMIIVGEYVALAIVSAFVVWLVFL is encoded by the coding sequence ATGAGTGCTCCGGTGCAGGGTCGGCCGCGCACCTACCGCAGGCCGATCTCGGTCTGGTGGTGGCTGAAGAAGCCGACCTATCTGCTGTTCGTCCTGCGCGAGCTCAGCAGCATCTTCATCGCCTGGCTGGTCGCCTTCCTGGTGGTGATGGTGTTCGCCATCGGGCGCGGCGCCGACTCCTACCAGGCGTTCATGGACTGGGCCGGGTCAGCCTGGGTGATGGTGATCAACATCGTCGCCTTCCTGTTCACGGCGCTGCACACCGTGACCTGGTTCCTGCTGACCCCCAAGGCGATGGCGTTGCGCGCCCGGGGCAGGGCCGTACCCGCCGGGATGATCATCGTCGGCGAATACGTCGCCCTGGCGATCGTCTCCGCCTTCGTCGTCTGGTTGGTGTTCCTATGA
- a CDS encoding GH25 family lysozyme, with product MIETSSTPLPRPAHRPRRRRLTMRRATVLASAVAVGLTPVALSPTASAAPLDRKPTQAARMAGVTATGGGYAGWAIRQRPTLRSNTTMATTATPAGVPGIDVASYQGNVNWSNWYANGKRWAYTKATEGTSYTNPYFSQQYTGSYKVGMIRGAYHFARPDSSTGAAQAKYFVAHGGGWSGDGKTLPGALDIEDNYTGGGRCWGNTDAENVAWVKSFLGQYKELTGRDAVIYSNISFWKDCLGNSKAFSSTSPFWLAYWSSSRPSSYPGGWTYDTFWQYSGTGSTDLNIFNGSSSRLKVLATGTDPSTASTADPDGDGLTNAQELKYGTNPNAKDTDKDGLSDKAEVTGTKIMHYGVVTTNPLKKDTDGDGLSDKTELTGILIKNYGTVRPNPRSKDSDGDGLSDYTEVRTGFQVWTAKRYVTYASPNVKDTDHDGYSDATERSLHLSPRRKDTDKDGYSDRTERTGILLPRYGTVRPNPLRRDSDGDGWGDRTELTTAVTVRVKGRAAYKAYSSPNRKDSDKDGVSDVAERRRGTDPVKKDTDRDGVRDNKDRYPLNPKRS from the coding sequence ATGATCGAAACCTCCTCCACTCCGTTGCCCCGCCCGGCCCACAGACCCCGCCGTCGTCGCCTCACCATGCGCAGGGCCACTGTTCTGGCCAGCGCCGTTGCCGTCGGACTGACACCGGTCGCCCTCTCCCCGACCGCGTCCGCAGCCCCGCTGGACCGCAAGCCCACCCAGGCAGCGAGGATGGCCGGCGTCACCGCCACCGGCGGCGGCTACGCCGGCTGGGCCATCCGGCAGCGGCCGACCCTCCGGTCCAACACCACGATGGCGACCACCGCGACACCGGCCGGCGTGCCGGGGATCGACGTCGCCAGTTATCAGGGCAACGTCAACTGGTCGAACTGGTACGCCAACGGCAAGCGCTGGGCCTACACCAAGGCGACCGAGGGCACGTCCTACACCAACCCGTACTTCAGCCAGCAGTACACCGGCTCGTACAAGGTCGGCATGATCCGCGGCGCCTACCACTTCGCCCGGCCGGACAGCAGCACCGGCGCTGCGCAGGCCAAGTACTTCGTGGCCCACGGCGGCGGCTGGTCCGGCGACGGCAAGACTCTGCCCGGCGCTCTGGACATCGAGGACAACTACACCGGGGGCGGCCGGTGCTGGGGCAACACCGACGCCGAGAACGTGGCCTGGGTGAAGAGCTTCCTCGGCCAGTACAAGGAGCTGACCGGACGCGATGCGGTGATCTACAGCAACATCTCGTTCTGGAAGGACTGCCTGGGCAACAGCAAGGCGTTCTCCTCGACCAGCCCGTTCTGGTTGGCGTACTGGAGCAGCAGCCGGCCGAGCAGTTATCCCGGCGGCTGGACCTATGACACGTTCTGGCAGTACTCCGGCACCGGATCAACCGATCTCAACATCTTCAATGGCAGCTCCTCCCGGCTCAAGGTGTTGGCCACCGGAACCGATCCGTCGACCGCATCGACGGCGGATCCGGACGGCGACGGGCTGACCAACGCCCAGGAGCTCAAGTACGGCACCAATCCCAACGCCAAGGACACCGACAAGGACGGACTGTCGGACAAGGCCGAGGTGACCGGCACCAAGATCATGCACTACGGCGTGGTGACCACGAACCCGCTGAAGAAGGACACCGACGGCGACGGCCTGTCGGACAAGACCGAGCTGACCGGCATCCTGATCAAGAACTACGGGACCGTCCGACCCAATCCTCGGTCCAAGGACTCCGACGGGGACGGCCTGTCCGACTACACCGAGGTGAGGACGGGCTTCCAGGTCTGGACCGCCAAGCGTTACGTCACCTACGCCTCACCCAACGTCAAGGACACCGACCATGACGGCTACAGCGACGCCACCGAGCGCTCCCTGCACCTGAGCCCCCGGCGCAAGGACACCGACAAGGATGGTTACAGCGACCGGACCGAGCGCACCGGGATCCTGTTGCCGCGCTACGGGACGGTCAGGCCGAATCCATTGCGCCGCGACTCCGACGGCGACGGGTGGGGTGATCGGACCGAGCTGACCACGGCCGTGACGGTACGGGTCAAGGGTCGGGCCGCCTACAAGGCGTACTCGTCGCCGAACCGCAAGGACTCCGACAAGGACGGCGTCAGCGACGTCGCCGAACGCAGACGCGGCACCGACCCGGTCAAGAAGGACACCGACCGCGACGGTGTCCGGGACAACAAGGATCGCTACCCGCTCAACCCCAAGAGGAGCTGA
- the frdD gene encoding fumarate reductase subunit FrdD, with product MDPRSPRRRRPPAEPFVWLGFSAGGMIAALLLPVAAFLFAIAVPLGWLSPDFDHLSAVITHPVTIILMIIGFVVLIIHSAHRLRYLLYDGLKIKHRTLVGALCYGGAVVASIIAVILVLLAAF from the coding sequence GTGGACCCGCGCTCACCGCGTCGCCGCCGACCACCGGCCGAACCGTTCGTCTGGCTCGGCTTCAGCGCCGGCGGGATGATCGCGGCGCTGTTGCTCCCGGTCGCCGCGTTCCTCTTCGCGATAGCCGTCCCGCTCGGCTGGCTGTCGCCGGACTTCGACCACCTGTCCGCAGTGATCACCCATCCGGTCACCATCATCCTGATGATCATCGGCTTCGTCGTACTGATCATCCACAGTGCACACCGACTGCGCTATCTGCTCTACGACGGGCTCAAGATCAAGCACCGCACTCTGGTCGGCGCGCTCTGCTACGGCGGCGCGGTCGTCGCCTCGATCATCGCCGTCATCCTGGTGCTGCTGGCCGCCTTCTGA